TTCGATTTCATCGGCGGCCGACGTGGCCTTTTTGAATTTAGCTCCTGATTTTCCGCTCACACGGTTTTGGCAAGAAGGCCAATTCTTGTGACGATAAACCAGGCCACCGATATTGCTCAAGTAACTGAAAGCCTCTTTCTTTTCACCCGGCGCACGCATTTCTGGCAAAGCCGTGTCGGCGGGAACTTCCAGCATGTTGATGGGATAAGAGCTCAAAGGTCCCTGATACAAAGACACGTAATCATTTTTTGAAAAGGCGACGGCGATGCGATCACAGCGTTCATTGCCCGGCGTGCCCACGTGACCGCGCGAATATTTCCACTCAATCTTATTACCGGGACCGCGCGCTTGAATGAGCTGCGCCAGTTCTTCCCAAATATCACGATTGGAAACATCCGCACCTTCCGCCGTTTTCCAACCGCGTTTTTTCCAGCCCCAAATCCATTGCGTGATTCCACGAATCAAGTAAGTGGAGTCCGTATAAAAATGCACAGGACCTGGCACAGCAGAAATAAACTTCAGCGCCTCGACAGCGGCTGTCATCTCCATGCGGTTGTTCGTCGTAGAGCGTTCTCCCGCACCTAGTTCTTGCACCTGATCATTCGGCAAAAGCACAATGCTTCCCCAGCCACCGGGACCGGGATTTCCTGAACAAGCGCCATCAGAGAATATCAAAATATAATCGCGTACTTTTATTGCCACAGCTCATGGTCATCGCGCGCTTTTCTTATGTCAATGCGCTGGATGCCAGAGACGGGCCTCTGACCAATACTTAGACAGGTAAATCTTATCAGGCTGCAATTTAGGGCCGTTGGCTTCTGGCACCCTCCCTGCAAAATAATCCCGAAGGAGAGTGTTTATGTCTTTTGCTATGCGCCCCCTTATCGGATTTTTGACGACAGTCTTGCTGGCAAGCCAGGTCTTTGCCAATGCATCTGTGACGTCTTCGACGACGCTAGTACAACAACCGAAAAAACAAGGGCGCATGTGGAGTGGATTCGTCAATGCCAGTCGCTCGACAAGTCTTTATGACTTTGAAGACGGCACTCGCCAGGACGCTATGGACTATATGATGCGTCTGAATCTGAAGTTGAACGACAAGTTTTCTATGCGCGTTCAAGGTGGTTATTCTCAAGATTTAAAATATCCTGAAAACAATGATTTCTCGGACACGTCTGTCAGCTTGGGGCGTGCGCCCATGGCTTTGGGTAAAACGATTATGTTGGGTTATCGCGTAGCTACGGGTCTTCCTACTTCTAAGGATTCTCATACTCGTCAAAATCTGATCGCTTCGCTTTCAACAACCGTGAACGGCATGATCAATCCAGACCGTCTTATTTCGGGACTGGACATCGCGGGTTCAATTTCGGCAGGTCGCAACTTCCATCAGTATGAAACTGCTTTGGATGGCCGTGTAAATACGCAATGGACTTCATCGCAGATGTTTTCGATGGCGTACACTTTTACTACGGGCATTTCTGTATCCGCTGAATTTCTTCACCGAAACACATGGTCTTACCAAAACGTGATGCGCGACAGTTTCGAAATGACTCAAGAGATTGGCTATGAAATCAATCCCACTTTTTCGATTGCCGCAGGCCACACAAACTCAGGTTCTTCTTTAAAACCTAACGGCGATGACTCTAACGTGCAGTTGATCAACGAAAACACTTCACTTGTTTACGCCTCTGCAACTGTAGTCTTCTAGGACGGCCATGAAAGCCTGGTTGGTAGCACTTCTTCTTACTCTAAGCTTCCAACCCGCGTGGGCCGGCACTCCTCTGGACATTGTCTTTGATATCGACTGGACCACCTTTTACACCGTTCATTCCGAAGACCCGAATGAACGCAGCTCTAAGAGCATTCAAATAGAAGGTAAAACCTATCGACCCACCGACCACCTCACGGAAGTCATCGAACATCTTTTAAAAACTCATCCAGATATTCGCATCAGTTTTTTTAGTGGTGGAACCCAGTCACGCAATATGACTTTACTTGAAAGTGTGAAGCTTTCTGATGGTCGGTCCCTCGTCGATATCAGCCACCGTATTCTGTCTTATGGGGATCTGACCGTGGTGTCTCAAAACAAGACTTTGAAATTCTCCGAGCAGCACAAAAAAGTTTTGAATCAAGGAATTCCCGACTGGAATCCCAAGAACACTCTTCTGATCGACGATCAGCCTGAATTCGCCGTGAAGCCTTTAAAGTCCGTTTCTTCTTTAGGTCATTTCAACTTCCAACAGAAATTTGATGTTTCACGAGCTGGAGAAAAATTCTTTCCGGCATCCGAGATCGAATGGAAGATGGAGCGCAACAAAGCTCTTATCTGGTTGGCTCTTTTAGAGAACGCCATTGCAGAGTCTGCGCGCACAGGAAAAGATTTTTCATCCGTCGCCCAAGAGCTGTGGACTCGGGACTCAAAAAATCCTTTCATTTTAAAACAAGGGCAAGACCTGCTTCCTTCCTTGAAGGGACAGGCCTGCCGCAAGATTTTCGCACTCTAAATTTACTGCATTTCTTTTAAATACTTCAGAGTTATAAAGTGCATTGCCCGTGTTTTATCAAAATGTATCGAATACTTTTGCGGATAATAGCCTAGATGGGTGAAGGTCTTTGGCAACATCAGCTCTTGCTCGAATTTCTTTTTCTTTAACAAAAACTCTCGCGTGATCATCGGCTCAATGAATATTAAATTTGCGTCGTAATAGCCATAGATGTAAGTGGTCGTAAAAGGCTTGCCGTTGTACTCTGGCGAACGCATATCCACCCAGTGCCAACCCATTTGCGGAACGCCTTCGGGGCCACCGACATAGAACGGTGGAAGCTTATCGGGATCCGGTTGCTTCAAACAGATTTCACGATCGGCGCCCATACAAGTGATCGCTTTGCGAGTTGTCTCATCAATAAAATAAAAGTGAAAATCGAAGTGAGGTCGGTTGTAAATACCATCAGGCTCATGACCGTGAGGCATCCAATTAATGACCATGTGATTGTAAGGCGGGATGTTCAGAATGGACGGCAATTTTAGTGTGTACTCACCTGGCTCATGTTGAGGCAAGGCATTCAAAGCTCCATCCGTAAGCGCCAAGCCGACAGAATAAGGAGTGCCATCTTCTCCGATATCTGCGAAGGCCTTCGCAGTTCCCTCTCCCATCGCCACGGCATCCCCGTATACGATAAATCCGTGGGCGTAGATCGCTAGAAAAAATAGTCCGCAAAAGACAAAAATCCCTCTCATAAATCCCCCTGCTTTTCAGAATGAAATCCGAGATTTAATTCGACGACAAGCTTCCACGAGGACCGGTGTTTTAAATCAGAAAATCAGTGTCTCATTTTGAGATCTCCCTGAATTGTCCCCTGTATATTCTGTGGACGGCTTGTCTGCCTGTAATGCATTTAATTCACGGCCGCAACCAGAAGCTCGTGGCACTTTCAATGCATTTATATCCCTTAAGGAGAGTGTCTTTGTTCTAGGCCCATATATTCGATGTGGTGCTATGAGCAGTGACAATTTAGGAATGGAGAGAAAAATGGCTCACAAACCTCAGTACACAAAAGCATTTACGGCTTTGTTGACCTTCGCCCTCGTGGCCGCGGGTTGTACGAAAAAGCGTGATGCGACTTTACCGGATTCAGAAGCTCTAGAGATCTTTGCGATTTCAGACTTCGCGACCCCGTCGAGTGAAGGTTTTAAAGCCATCGCAAAAGCCAGCGCCCGCGAGAAGTCTTTGGTTGAAGCAGCTAGCAATAAGGCTTCAAACGAAAAAGGTTTAGTTGCGGTCGACACATCAGAATCTTCCATCCCTCAACGTTTGCGCTTCATGTTTGAAAACCTTGAAGTTTCCGGTCAGGAAGCCCAAGACTTCAAAATCGTGTTCGGCGTAGATTCCAAATTTGTTACGGCCTACAAGCTCACAACGAATGTTGAAAGCTTGACCCGCCTAGAAAAACAACTCGCTGTCTCTCCAAGCGAAGTTCAGCTTTCTATTGATTTACAAAAAGCCACTTCCTCTCAAGCTAAAAAAGAAATCATGAATAAGATGGCGACGGCGCAAAAAGCTCGTTCGGCTTCTTTATTGAACCGCGCTAACATCAACGTTCTAGTTCCACTTTTCAAATATGAAATTGCTTCTAAAGGTGTTCTGGAAAGAACAAAAAATGAACTCAGAGAAAGCACTTCGACATTGAAGTTGCGTGAAACTGAGTTCAGCCAGGCCACTCATATTCGTTTGAATATTACTTCTGACGCTCGTAAGGATGTAGGCAGCGTCGACCAAAAAGTCGAAATGGACCAAATCTTCACGATGGAATCCTTGGATAACAAGATCCATAGGGCTGCAGACCTTCAATCTCGCTATAACTTCAACATGAAGTTCGTAGCTGACGATTCTCAAGTTCTTACTAAGCTTGATTCTGACGATATGAAAGTTTACGAACTAACAACGGTAGGTTCTTTGTCTGACGATGAAAAACGTCTTATCAATACAGGTCGCGCAGCGGGCGAAATCATTCGTTGCTCTGACTCTGGCGTGACTTCTGCGGATAAGAACTGTGTTCTTCGCTTGGTGGCGAAGGTTCCAGTGACTTATAAAAACGCTCGTCTAGTGCTTGCAGACTCTAAAGATAATACTTCAAATAAAATCGAGCTTCAAAAGGTTACCAAAGCTCAGGCGCAAGGCTTGGTTGAAATCGCCCGCGAAGTACGTGCAGAGCGCGCTCGTCCTACGGGAATTATCGATCCATTGAATACAATTAAAGTAGCGGACCTTAAGGGTGAGTTTTACTTCAGAAGAACTTTTGAAGATGCTTCTAACATGATGCTCGTGGGCAAGTCTGGTACAAGCGGTGACCTTTCCGTCGTGAAATTCGAACTTGAAAAAAGCCGTTTAGTAGTACGCAATCAAAAAGCTTTGATTCAATACGAAGGACAAACAGCGAAAGACAAAGAAGAGTTGATTTCAGTTCCGGTAAAATACTTCAAACTTGAGACTGTGAACGCTGATGGCGTAGCTCTTCAAGTTCCTAAATTAATTGAAGCGAAGCTTGAAGATGCAGAGTACGTAGAGATTGATTGGACTAAAAATACAATTCCTGTTGCCAATTCTCCATTGGCTTTTTTCGATGCTGGCGAGTGCTGGGCTGCAGCGACTTCTCAACAAGTCACTGACATGGACATGCGTTTAAATAGCGATGGCATCCTGAACTTCTCTTTGTCTGGTTCTTACACTGTAAAACCAGGTTGCCATAACGCTCCGACGACAAATAACTATGCTTTGGGTTGGAATGTTCAATTCAACTACAACGTGATCGAGCGTCTTTCATTCAAAAAACGCACGAATGCGCAAGTTGACGATGCTCAATGGGCACCGAACATCGCTCCCAACGTTCAAAGCTCTTTGAACTTCGCAACATTCACTATGGGTGAAACAATCACTTCTACTGATGTTCGTCCAGGCCGTGAGAACAGCGAAGTGTACCGTCCCGTGGTTCATGACTTCCGTAACGGCAAAGTATTGCACTACTGGGTTGGCGGTTTGAAAAATGCTCCTTCTGACAGAAAAGCTCTTATCACTCAGGCAGCGGTCGAGGTTGTGGCTGAGTGGAATGAAGCTTTCCGCAAAGCTTTCAAAGGTACGAACCTTGAGCGCTCTGGTGACTACATCGTTCTTCACACGGGTGATGATGATACAGGTCACTTGGGTGACTTGGACCGCAACTACTTATGGTTCT
The window above is part of the Bdellovibrio bacteriovorus genome. Proteins encoded here:
- a CDS encoding DUF5602 domain-containing protein; translated protein: MRGIFVFCGLFFLAIYAHGFIVYGDAVAMGEGTAKAFADIGEDGTPYSVGLALTDGALNALPQHEPGEYTLKLPSILNIPPYNHMVINWMPHGHEPDGIYNRPHFDFHFYFIDETTRKAITCMGADREICLKQPDPDKLPPFYVGGPEGVPQMGWHWVDMRSPEYNGKPFTTTYIYGYYDANLIFIEPMITREFLLKKKKFEQELMLPKTFTHLGYYPQKYSIHFDKTRAMHFITLKYLKEMQ
- the rnhA gene encoding ribonuclease HI — protein: MAIKVRDYILIFSDGACSGNPGPGGWGSIVLLPNDQVQELGAGERSTTNNRMEMTAAVEALKFISAVPGPVHFYTDSTYLIRGITQWIWGWKKRGWKTAEGADVSNRDIWEELAQLIQARGPGNKIEWKYSRGHVGTPGNERCDRIAVAFSKNDYVSLYQGPLSSYPINMLEVPADTALPEMRAPGEKKEAFSYLSNIGGLVYRHKNWPSCQNRVSGKSGAKFKKATSAADEIEILKSWGLSPQTVIKEG